The following proteins are co-located in the Tardibacter chloracetimidivorans genome:
- a CDS encoding DUF448 domain-containing protein has protein sequence MPPNEPIRRCILSGERDERGRLIRLALSPDGLVLPDAAARAPGRGAWLAPDRAALENAISKHKLKGALSRAFKSGDIGWPDDLPDRIANALQRQVLDRLGLEARGGTLVTGSDRISDAIAAGRARLLIHAADAAEDGRRKLDGRLFAARGETGIELPAGRAELSLALGRENVVHAAIVEKAAADRVATVLLRWRAYSGLNKRAVACESGSQGSSPVETL, from the coding sequence ATGCCTCCCAATGAGCCCATACGGCGCTGCATCCTCAGCGGTGAACGGGATGAACGCGGCCGGCTGATCCGGCTGGCGCTTTCGCCCGACGGCCTCGTGCTGCCCGATGCGGCGGCGCGCGCGCCGGGCCGTGGCGCGTGGCTTGCTCCCGATCGCGCGGCCCTTGAAAACGCGATCTCGAAGCACAAGTTGAAGGGTGCGCTCTCGCGCGCTTTCAAGAGCGGCGATATCGGCTGGCCGGATGACCTGCCCGACCGGATCGCCAACGCATTGCAGCGGCAGGTGCTGGACAGGCTGGGCCTTGAGGCGCGCGGCGGCACGCTCGTCACCGGGTCCGACCGGATCAGCGACGCGATCGCGGCCGGCCGTGCCCGGCTCCTGATTCACGCGGCCGACGCCGCCGAGGATGGGCGGCGCAAGCTGGACGGCAGGTTGTTTGCGGCGCGCGGCGAAACAGGTATAGAGCTTCCTGCCGGTCGTGCCGAATTGTCCTTGGCCCTTGGCCGGGAGAATGTGGTACACGCCGCCATCGTCGAAAAGGCGGCGGCGGATCGAGTGGCGACGGTGCTTTTGCGCTGGCGCGCCTATTCGGGATTGAACAAACGGGCAGTGGCTTGCGAATCCGGTTCGCAAGGCTCATCGCCCGTCGAAACACTATGA
- the nusA gene encoding transcription termination factor NusA, with the protein MATAISANKAELLAIADAVAREKLIDRDIVIEAMEDAIQRAARSRYGAENDIRAKIDPKSGDMRLWRVLEVVDQADDYFKQISLKDAQKKQADAAIGDFIVDPLPPIEFGRIAAQAAKQVIFQKVRDAERERQYEEFKDRVNEIITGVVKRVEFGHVVVDLGRAEGVIRRDQQIPREVLRVGDRVRAIISSVRRESRGPQIFLSRAHGEFMKKLFAQEVPEIYDGIIEIKAVARDPGSRAKIGVISHDGSIDPVGACVGMKGSRVQAVVQELQGEKIDIIPWSPDLATFVVNALQPAEVAKVVIDEEEGRIEVVVPDDQLSLAIGRRGQNVRLASQLSGSQIDIMTEADESEKRQKEFVERSEMFQKELDVDETLAQLLVAEGFSELEEVAYVEAEELAQIEGFDEELAAELQSRAQEGLDRREQAARDERRELGVEDALAEIEGLTEPMLVVLGKAGIKTLDDLADLSTDELIARKRSGERRRGKETAPDDEAARGGVLAEFGLSEEEGNRIIMAARAHWFEDEGNGEDASADASQ; encoded by the coding sequence ATGGCCACAGCAATTTCCGCCAACAAGGCCGAGCTGCTTGCGATTGCAGATGCGGTCGCGCGTGAAAAGCTGATCGACCGCGACATCGTGATCGAGGCGATGGAGGACGCGATCCAGCGCGCCGCCCGCTCGCGCTATGGCGCCGAGAACGACATTCGCGCGAAGATCGACCCCAAGAGCGGCGACATGCGGCTGTGGCGGGTGCTGGAAGTGGTCGACCAGGCCGACGATTATTTCAAGCAGATCAGCCTCAAGGACGCGCAGAAGAAGCAGGCCGACGCCGCGATCGGCGACTTCATCGTCGATCCGCTGCCGCCGATCGAGTTCGGCCGCATTGCTGCCCAGGCCGCCAAGCAGGTGATCTTCCAGAAGGTCCGCGACGCCGAGCGCGAGCGGCAATATGAAGAGTTCAAGGACCGCGTGAACGAGATCATCACCGGCGTGGTGAAGCGGGTGGAGTTCGGCCATGTCGTCGTCGACCTGGGCCGGGCGGAAGGCGTGATCCGCCGCGACCAGCAGATCCCGCGCGAGGTGCTGCGTGTCGGCGACCGGGTGCGCGCGATCATTTCCAGCGTGCGCCGCGAAAGCCGCGGCCCGCAGATCTTCCTCAGCCGCGCGCACGGCGAGTTCATGAAGAAGCTGTTCGCGCAGGAAGTGCCCGAAATCTACGACGGCATCATCGAGATCAAGGCCGTGGCCCGCGATCCCGGCAGCCGCGCGAAGATCGGCGTCATCTCGCACGACGGATCGATCGACCCGGTCGGCGCGTGCGTTGGCATGAAGGGCAGCCGCGTGCAGGCGGTGGTGCAGGAGCTTCAGGGCGAGAAGATCGACATCATTCCCTGGTCGCCCGACCTTGCGACCTTTGTCGTCAACGCGCTCCAGCCCGCAGAGGTCGCCAAGGTGGTGATCGACGAGGAGGAAGGCCGGATCGAGGTGGTGGTGCCCGATGACCAGCTTTCGCTCGCGATCGGGCGGCGCGGCCAGAATGTGCGCCTCGCCAGCCAGCTTTCCGGCTCGCAGATCGACATCATGACCGAGGCCGACGAAAGCGAGAAGCGGCAGAAGGAGTTCGTCGAGCGTTCCGAGATGTTCCAGAAGGAACTCGACGTGGACGAAACCCTCGCGCAGTTGCTGGTCGCCGAAGGCTTTTCGGAGCTTGAGGAAGTGGCCTATGTGGAGGCCGAGGAACTTGCCCAGATCGAAGGGTTCGACGAGGAGCTGGCCGCCGAGCTTCAGAGCCGCGCGCAGGAGGGGCTGGACCGCCGCGAACAGGCCGCCCGCGACGAGCGTCGGGAACTGGGCGTCGAAGACGCGCTTGCCGAAATCGAGGGGCTGACCGAGCCGATGCTGGTGGTGCTTGGCAAGGCCGGCATCAAGACGCTGGACGACCTTGCCGATCTATCGACCGACGAGCTGATCGCCAGGAAGCGCAGCGGCGAGCGCCGCCGTGGCAAGGAAACCGCGCCCGACGACGAAGCCGCCCGTGGCGGCGTGCTTGCCGAGTTCGGCCTGTCGGAAGAAGAAGGCAACCGCATCATCATGGCCGCGCGCGCGCACTGGTTCGAAGATGAGGGCAATGGGGAGGACGCGTCAGCGGATGCCTCCCAATGA
- the rimP gene encoding ribosome maturation protein RimP, producing MTDTAKLTALIAPEVEALGYAVVRVAMFGGTSDPTLQVMAERADTRQLGIDDCEKISRRLSDLLDEADPIEHEYRLEVSSPGIDRPLTRPQDYDDWKGHVARVRLLEPRDGRKQFEGRLGGVDDGNVLLTDVSKLGAVTLPLAAIDHAKLLLTDDLIAATAPLSTDGADRIQMEG from the coding sequence ATGACGGACACCGCAAAGCTGACTGCTCTGATTGCACCCGAGGTGGAAGCCCTGGGCTATGCGGTCGTGCGTGTCGCGATGTTCGGCGGGACGAGCGACCCGACCCTGCAGGTCATGGCCGAACGCGCCGACACCCGGCAGCTCGGGATCGACGATTGCGAGAAGATCAGCCGCCGCCTCTCGGACCTGCTGGACGAGGCGGACCCGATCGAACACGAATACCGGCTGGAAGTAAGCTCGCCCGGCATCGACAGGCCGCTGACACGGCCGCAGGATTATGACGACTGGAAGGGCCATGTCGCGCGCGTCCGCCTGCTGGAGCCGCGCGACGGGCGCAAGCAGTTCGAGGGCAGGCTTGGCGGCGTGGACGACGGCAATGTGCTGTTGACCGATGTGTCGAAACTGGGCGCGGTGACACTGCCGCTTGCCGCCATAGACCACGCAAAGCTTTTGTTGACTGACGACCTTATTGCAGCGACTGCTCCGCTTTCCACGGACGGCGCCGATCGAATTCAGATGGAAGGATAG